The Parashewanella spongiae genome has a window encoding:
- a CDS encoding MBL fold metallo-hydrolase — MKHIATVSAAIALLFSINTHADDRFKDIKIVPQKLTHSTYMFTGAGGNIGVSAGEDGILIIDDQFAPLADKIEKALSEIQVGEPKYIINTHYHGDHTGGNEHFSQSGTIMAHHNVLKRLQSNPKVDQKALPVITYDDGISIHFNGTTMNVVHLKPGHTDGDSVVYWSDDSVVHMGDLFFKDHFPYVDLKGGGSVIGYRDNVAAVLKRINKDTKVIPGHGTLAAKDDLMKFKIMLDDSINWMQQQLVQEHSLEKMKKQGLPASLQAWSWSFITEDKWIETLYYDLKK, encoded by the coding sequence ATGAAACATATCGCTACCGTTTCAGCCGCAATAGCTTTGCTATTTTCCATAAACACCCACGCAGACGATCGCTTCAAAGACATTAAGATTGTCCCTCAAAAACTTACTCATTCAACCTATATGTTCACTGGTGCAGGCGGAAATATTGGCGTTTCTGCAGGTGAAGACGGGATTTTGATTATTGATGATCAATTTGCACCACTCGCCGATAAAATTGAAAAAGCCCTATCAGAAATCCAAGTTGGTGAGCCTAAATATATCATCAATACTCATTATCACGGTGATCACACTGGCGGTAATGAACATTTCAGTCAAAGCGGTACTATTATGGCGCACCACAATGTTTTAAAGCGACTTCAAAGTAACCCTAAAGTTGATCAAAAAGCGTTACCAGTTATTACTTATGATGATGGCATATCAATCCATTTTAATGGCACCACAATGAATGTTGTTCATTTAAAGCCAGGGCATACCGATGGTGACAGTGTGGTTTATTGGAGTGATGATTCAGTCGTTCATATGGGTGATTTATTTTTTAAAGATCACTTTCCGTATGTTGATCTTAAAGGTGGTGGCTCTGTCATTGGTTACCGAGACAATGTTGCTGCCGTTTTAAAGCGCATTAATAAGGATACTAAAGTGATCCCTGGGCATGGCACACTTGCTGCTAAAGATGATTTAATGAAATTCAAAATCATGTTGGATGACAGTATTAACTGGATGCAACAACAATTAGTCCAAGAGCACTCACTAGAAAAAATGAAAAAACAGGGGTTACCTGCATCACTACAAGCATGGAGTTGGTCATTTATTACTGAAGATAAGTGGATTGAAACCTTATATTACGATTTAAAGAAGTAA